The following nucleotide sequence is from Flavimarina sp. Hel_I_48.
GCACCCTGTGGCTGGATCAGGAATCGCTTGCCCTACAACGGGCAATAATCAACCTGAACGATGATATCATCGTACGTATGGTTCAGGAGAACAGCTACCTGCCAGAACAGGATATTTATATGCCGAAAACCAATATACTCTATCTTGAAAAAGGGAAAACAGATAAGAGACTTTCCTTTTTTAAAGGGAAAATAGCAGTGGGCACAGTTGAAAAAAATCCGGTAAATAGCGCTATTGAAGGAAAATACCTGATTTCAACCAAAATAAACACCAATTTCTCCTTTTCACCATCCATAACCATTGAACGTGGAGGTCTTGCTATTCAGGTGGAAGAAGATGCTGACACACAGCCTGATTCCTTCTGGGACGAATACCGGCCAGAGCAGTTAACACAAAATGATCTCAATAGCTTTGGTTTCCTAAAGGAAATAGTATCCAGTCAAAATATTGAAAATAGGCTTAAAGTGATCGACAACTTTGGGATAGGCTATTATTCAGTAAACTTCTTTGATTTTGACCTTACCTACCCTATTAAATTCAACAATTATGAAGGCCTTAGATTAGGTATGGGCGGAGTGACCAATAGCCAGTTCTCTGATCGTTTTCGCCTGGAAGGTTATGTGGCCTATGGCTTTAAGGACAAAGCTTTTAAATATGGCGTGGGCGGCGGTATATTGCTCAATGAATACCACGGCGCCTGGTTAAGCCTCACCTATAACGATGACATACAGGAAGTAGGGAGCTACAATTACCTTACAGACCGCCGGGTATATTCTCTTTTTGAGCCCAGGTTAGTAAACATCAGCCAGTATTATGCGCATAAAACAATTAGGGTCAATCAGGAATATCGGCTTACCCCTAAAGTTCTTTCTGAACTGCAACTAGCCAATATAAACATAGAACAGATCATTCCTTATACCTTTTTAAACGATGGAAAACGCTATACGGATTATATACTGAGCGAGGCGACTTTTGGTGTTCGCTGGACGCCCTTCAGCAAGTATATGCACACAAAAGCGGGCACCACCGAAATTTATGATGGGTATCCCGTAGCTACTGCGCAAATAACTCAGGGCATAAAAAACGTCTTTAATAGTGATTTCAGTTATACTAAAATTGGTGCCAACCTTTTTTATCAGATAGTCCGTTTAAACAAATCCACGACCCAGTTTCTGGTTGAAGGAAAGTTGGCATTTGGTGATATCCCGTTAACTCAATTATACCACGCTTTTCCTGATGCACCCAATAAACCTACCATTCTGGGACGTTTTTCGGTAGCGGGCATTCACAGTTTTGAGACCATGTATTTTGGGGAATTTTATTCAGACAGGCTTGCTACGATGGAGATAAAGCACCGGTTAAAACCTTTTGATTTTGGTAAAAAATTCAAGCCAGAACTGGTTTTCCTCACCCGTTATGCCATAGGCGATGTAAGCAATCCGCAGAACCACCTCAACGTACAGTTTAAATCCCTTAAACACGGCTATTCTGAAAGTGGTTTTGAGCTCAATAAAATCATATTCGGCTTTGGTACCAGCCTTACTTATAGATATGGTGCGTACAGTCTTCCCAATTTTGAGGA
It contains:
- a CDS encoding DUF5686 family protein; protein product: MLLLAPMSLMAQQNIDVDTLMQRAINRSAANNPQEALQHFAYDTYEKTIITDSLQNKDDSPHSFFSEMVSENKFIKQVGFFERVEGIRMAGFDEPRYEIMATTIESRSFYDEDFVIFNYRYAGPFSNRGLKHYNYTFLGDTIINNRPSYKVALAPKRPEAVPGLVGTLWLDQESLALQRAIINLNDDIIVRMVQENSYLPEQDIYMPKTNILYLEKGKTDKRLSFFKGKIAVGTVEKNPVNSAIEGKYLISTKINTNFSFSPSITIERGGLAIQVEEDADTQPDSFWDEYRPEQLTQNDLNSFGFLKEIVSSQNIENRLKVIDNFGIGYYSVNFFDFDLTYPIKFNNYEGLRLGMGGVTNSQFSDRFRLEGYVAYGFKDKAFKYGVGGGILLNEYHGAWLSLTYNDDIQEVGSYNYLTDRRVYSLFEPRLVNISQYYAHKTIRVNQEYRLTPKVLSELQLANINIEQIIPYTFLNDGKRYTDYILSEATFGVRWTPFSKYMHTKAGTTEIYDGYPVATAQITQGIKNVFNSDFSYTKIGANLFYQIVRLNKSTTQFLVEGKLAFGDIPLTQLYHAFPDAPNKPTILGRFSVAGIHSFETMYFGEFYSDRLATMEIKHRLKPFDFGKKFKPELVFLTRYAIGDVSNPQNHLNVQFKSLKHGYSESGFELNKIIFGFGTSLTYRYGAYSLPNFEDNVAFKFTFNLSL